From Dasypus novemcinctus isolate mDasNov1 chromosome 8, mDasNov1.1.hap2, whole genome shotgun sequence, the proteins below share one genomic window:
- the TMEM250 gene encoding transmembrane protein 250, whose translation MPVIPIPRRVRSFHGPHTTCLHAACGPARASHLVRTKYNNFDVYLKTRWLYGFIRFLLYFSCSLFTAALWGALAALFCLQYLGVRVLLRCQLKLSVLLLLLGRRRLDFRLLNELLVYGIHVTLLLVGGLGWCFLVFVDM comes from the coding sequence ATGCCGGTCATCCCCATCCCGCGGCGCGTGCGCTCCTTCCACGGCCCGCACACCACCTGCCTGCACGCAGCCTGCGGGCCGGCGCGCGCCTCCCACCTGGTGCGCACCAAGTACAACAACTTCGACGTCTACCTGAAGACGCGCTGGCTCTACGGCTTCATCCGCTTCCTGCTCTACTTCAGCTGCAGCCTCTTCACGGCGGCGCTCTGGGGCGCGCTGGCCGCCCTCTTCTGCCTGCAGTACCTGGGCGTGCGCGTGCTGCTGCGCTGCCAGCTCAAGCTCtcggtgctgctgctgctgctgggccgCCGGCGCCTGGACTTCCGCCTCCTGAACGAGCTGCTCGTCTACGGCATCCACGTCACCCTGCTGCTGGTCGGCGGCCTGGGCTGGTGCTTCCTGGTCTTCGTGGACATGTGA